In Nocardia asteroides, the following proteins share a genomic window:
- a CDS encoding TetR family transcriptional regulator: protein MPRPRIHDPETVLDAAENLAARSGPAAVTVRAVAAATGVSNGALYHSFGSRQEVLARTWLRAARRFLALQAVDVDRAIAAADPAARITAVVDAAETPARLADTHPDSARVLLLVDRAELLTGELPAELDREIADTEKALLSVLIRLARALWGRADRRAVATVTTCLVDLPTALLLRRDRLTDPLARRHLRAAVRAVLELGPR, encoded by the coding sequence ATGCCGAGACCGCGTATCCACGACCCGGAGACGGTGCTGGACGCCGCCGAAAACCTCGCCGCCCGTTCCGGTCCCGCGGCGGTGACCGTGCGCGCGGTCGCCGCCGCCACCGGCGTGTCCAACGGCGCGCTGTACCACTCGTTCGGCTCGCGCCAGGAAGTGCTGGCGCGCACCTGGTTACGCGCCGCACGCCGGTTCCTGGCCCTGCAGGCCGTCGACGTGGACCGCGCGATCGCCGCCGCCGACCCGGCCGCCCGGATCACCGCCGTCGTCGACGCCGCCGAGACCCCGGCCCGGCTGGCCGACACCCACCCCGACTCGGCGCGCGTCCTGCTGCTGGTCGACCGCGCCGAACTGCTCACCGGCGAGCTGCCCGCCGAACTCGACCGCGAGATCGCCGACACCGAGAAAGCCCTGCTGAGCGTGCTGATCCGGCTCGCCCGGGCGCTGTGGGGCCGGGCCGACCGGCGCGCGGTCGCCACCGTCACCACCTGCCTGGTCGACCTGCCGACCGCGCTGCTGCTGCGCCGCGACCGGCTCACCGATCCCCTGGCCCGCAGACACCTGCGCGCCGCCGTCCGTGCCGTGCTCGAACTCGGCCCCCGCTGA
- a CDS encoding enoyl-CoA hydratase-related protein — MPTLRYHDKIAILDLGDGENRFSPDFMTEVHTHLDAAVAAGADALVTTATGKIYSNGLDLDWLSANGDHAAEYVEAVHTLFGRVLTLPMPTAAAIGGHAFGAGAMLAIAHDYRVMRADRGFFCFPEADIRIPFTNGMAALIQAKVPPRTAVAAMTTGRRFGGGDALSYDLVDAAVAEAEVLDTALATVAPLGGKDQPTLTAIKSVMFAGVLDALRGRD, encoded by the coding sequence ATGCCCACCCTGCGCTACCACGACAAGATCGCGATCCTCGACCTCGGCGACGGGGAGAACCGCTTCTCCCCCGACTTCATGACCGAGGTGCACACCCACCTCGACGCCGCCGTCGCCGCGGGCGCCGACGCCCTGGTGACCACCGCGACCGGCAAGATCTACTCCAACGGCCTCGACCTGGACTGGTTGTCGGCCAACGGCGATCACGCCGCGGAGTACGTCGAGGCGGTGCACACCCTGTTCGGTCGGGTGCTCACGCTGCCGATGCCCACCGCCGCCGCCATCGGCGGACACGCCTTCGGCGCGGGCGCCATGCTCGCCATCGCCCACGACTACCGGGTGATGCGCGCCGACCGCGGGTTCTTCTGTTTCCCCGAGGCCGACATCCGCATCCCGTTCACCAACGGCATGGCCGCGCTCATCCAGGCCAAGGTGCCGCCGAGGACCGCCGTCGCCGCGATGACCACCGGCCGCCGCTTCGGTGGCGGTGACGCGCTGTCCTATGACCTGGTCGACGCCGCCGTCGCCGAGGCCGAGGTACTCGACACCGCGCTGGCCACGGTCGCGCCGCTGGGCGGCAAGGACCAGCCCACCCTGACCGCGATCAAGTCGGTGATGTTCGCCGGTGTCCTGGACGCGTTGCGCGGCAGGGACTGA
- a CDS encoding Abi-alpha family protein: MDEPENLPDRPEEPGIPTDLIGLARIAGLSLRHIVGAVTKGALHTATDLADDIRAGEPISQIIDERVEALRRIALSALGLTGTAAGVYGPLEASVGAEDLKAMGDAMITEGWDSAQQPRDLHPSFVPILHDLTPDEARILRFLAVAGPQPAIDIRTKAPFGIGSQRLADGINMIAYMAGCALPERDHHYLGNLSRLGLVRFSTEPVADFRRYAFLEAQPRAQAAYKSVKMRAISSYRSIYLSVFGKQFCDACFVLGDYTGGGWASDDRGDVYLGKGPRLP; encoded by the coding sequence ATGGACGAGCCAGAGAACCTGCCCGACCGGCCCGAGGAGCCCGGCATCCCGACCGACCTGATCGGGTTGGCGCGCATCGCCGGATTGTCGTTGCGCCACATCGTCGGCGCGGTCACCAAGGGCGCGTTGCACACCGCGACCGACCTGGCCGACGACATCCGCGCAGGCGAACCCATCTCGCAGATCATCGACGAGCGCGTCGAGGCGTTGCGTCGCATCGCGTTGAGCGCGCTCGGGCTCACCGGCACCGCCGCCGGGGTGTACGGGCCGCTCGAGGCGAGCGTCGGCGCCGAGGACCTCAAGGCGATGGGCGACGCGATGATCACCGAGGGCTGGGACTCGGCCCAGCAGCCGCGCGACCTGCATCCCTCGTTCGTGCCGATCCTGCACGACCTGACCCCCGACGAGGCCCGCATCCTGCGATTCCTGGCGGTCGCCGGACCGCAGCCCGCGATCGACATCCGCACCAAGGCGCCGTTCGGGATCGGTTCGCAGCGCCTGGCCGACGGCATCAACATGATCGCCTACATGGCCGGCTGCGCGCTGCCCGAACGCGATCACCACTACCTGGGCAATCTGAGCAGGCTCGGGCTGGTCCGCTTCTCCACCGAGCCGGTCGCGGACTTCCGCCGCTACGCCTTCCTGGAGGCGCAGCCGCGCGCGCAGGCGGCCTACAAGTCGGTGAAGATGCGGGCGATCAGCTCCTACCGCAGCATCTACCTGTCGGTGTTCGGCAAGCAGTTCTGCGACGCGTGTTTCGTGCTGGGCGACTACACCGGGGGCGGCTGGGCCAGTGACGATCGAGGCGATGTCTACCTGGGCAAGGGCCCCCGGCTGCCGTGA